The following are encoded together in the Flavihumibacter fluvii genome:
- a CDS encoding OsmC family protein, with product MDSNELKSLQAPLKEKYRAEPSSAMITLKAQGKIAEGISCKIETGRALIAAGLHPATGGTGLLACSGDLLLEALVACAGVTLSAVATAIGVEIIDGVITAEGDLDFRGTLGVSKDAPVGFRSIRLNFNLETNASPDQMASLKKLTERYCVVYQTLTNGVPVETKYLL from the coding sequence ATGGATTCGAATGAATTAAAAAGTTTGCAGGCCCCACTTAAAGAGAAGTATCGGGCTGAACCGTCATCAGCAATGATCACATTAAAGGCGCAAGGCAAGATCGCGGAGGGGATATCCTGTAAGATCGAGACGGGGCGGGCATTAATCGCAGCCGGGTTACATCCTGCCACAGGGGGAACCGGGCTTTTAGCATGTTCCGGGGACTTATTGCTGGAAGCCCTGGTGGCATGTGCAGGCGTCACCTTAAGTGCCGTAGCAACAGCTATTGGCGTTGAAATAATTGACGGTGTCATAACAGCAGAAGGCGACCTGGATTTCAGGGGAACCCTGGGTGTTTCAAAAGATGCTCCTGTTGGATTCAGGTCCATCCGGTTAAATTTTAACCTGGAAACAAATGCCAGTCCGGACCAAATGGCGAGCCTGAAAAAACTCACAGAAAGATATTGTGTGGTTTATCAAACATTGACAAATGGCGTGCCTGTTGAAACGAAATACCTGCTATGA
- a CDS encoding YegP family protein, giving the protein MGKFVITKRNNGEFQFNLDAGNDQTILTSEGYSTKANCTNGIESVRKNSQDPAKFEKKTATNGKFYFTLKATNGQVIGTSQMYESAQSRDNGIASVTSNASDAGVDDQAV; this is encoded by the coding sequence ATGGGAAAGTTTGTCATCACAAAACGCAACAACGGGGAATTTCAGTTTAACCTGGATGCCGGTAATGACCAGACCATTTTAACCAGCGAGGGCTATTCTACAAAAGCCAACTGCACCAATGGAATTGAATCTGTCAGGAAAAATTCCCAGGACCCCGCCAAATTTGAAAAAAAGACCGCTACCAACGGTAAATTTTATTTTACCCTGAAAGCGACCAATGGGCAGGTGATCGGAACGAGCCAGATGTATGAAAGTGCACAATCGCGCGACAATGGTATTGCTTCTGTAACATCCAATGCATCGGATGCCGGTGTGGATGACCAGGCAGTCTAA